From a single Brassica rapa cultivar Chiifu-401-42 chromosome A01, CAAS_Brap_v3.01, whole genome shotgun sequence genomic region:
- the LOC103856530 gene encoding CLAVATA3/ESR (CLE)-related protein 2, with protein MAKLCFSLYFLVFLLIASAATGSRPLEQTPAGLKVRDLSPSIKATSKTVVDGEATGGSSIQGKSPERLSPGGSDPQHH; from the coding sequence ATGGCTAAGTTATGCTTCTCGTTATACTTCTTGGTGTTTCTTCTGATAGCCTCAGCCGCCACCGGAAGCCGTCCTCTTGAGCAGACTCCGGCCGGGCTGAAGGTGAGAGATTTAAGCCCTTCTATTAAGGCTACGAGCAAGACGGTGGTGGATGGTGAAGCTACTGGTGGAAGCAGCATCCAAGGAAAATCTCCAGAACGTTTAAGCCCTGGAGGATCTGACCCACAACATCATTAG